In a single window of the Scophthalmus maximus strain ysfricsl-2021 chromosome 18, ASM2237912v1, whole genome shotgun sequence genome:
- the rab15 gene encoding ras-related protein Rab-15, with protein sequence MAKQYDVLFRLLLLGDSGVGKTCLLCRFTDNEFHPSHISTIGVDFKMKTLVIDGIKVRTQIWDTAGQERYQTITKQYYRRAQGIFLVYDITSERSFQHIMKWASDVDEYAPDRVQKILVGNKSDEVDKRQVATEQGVKLAKAYGMDFFETSAFTNHNITEAFTRLSEQVLAANKKDLDLLRMSSNDELDLTALEEEEGLCDGAADDQRKGCWC encoded by the exons ATGGCTAAACAGTACGATGTCCTCTTCCGACTCCTGCTCCTCGGGGATTCGGGGGTCGGGAAAACATGCTTGCTGTGCAGATTCACGGACAACGAGTTCCACCCGTCTCACATCTCCACCATCG GCGTCGACTTCAAAATGAAGACACTGGTTATAGATGGTATCAAAGTACGGACACAGATATG GGACACCGCGGGCCAGGAGAGGTACCAGACCATCACTAAGCAGTACTACAGGCGAGCACAG GGAATCTTCCTGGTGTACGATATCACGAGTGAGCGATCCTTCCAGCACATCATGAAATGGGCCAGTGACGTGGACGAG TACGCTCCCGACAGGGTCCAGAAGATCCTCGTGGGGAACAAGTCGGACGAGGTGGACAAACGGCAGGTGGCCACGGAGCAAGGTGTCAAG TTGGCCAAGGCCTATGGAATGGACTTCTTCGAGACAAGTGCCTTCACCAACCATAATATAACAGAG GCTTTCACGAGATTGTCGGAACAGGTGCTGGCGGCCAACAAGAAGGACCTGGACCTTCTCCGGATGTCCAGTAACGACGAGCTGGATCTCACcgctctggaggaggaggagggactcTGTGACGGCGCGGCGGACGACCAGCGCAAAGGCTGCTGGTGTTAG